A stretch of the Clostridium botulinum genome encodes the following:
- a CDS encoding PTS sugar transporter subunit IIB yields the protein MKIRLFCAAGMSTSLLVQKMKKHADDQGIDVDIDAHAISEAEDLLEGVNVVLLGPQVGFQVDRMKELCEPKGIKVGVIPMIDYGMMNGEKVVKFALSL from the coding sequence ATGAAAATTCGATTATTTTGTGCAGCAGGAATGTCTACAAGTTTATTAGTACAAAAAATGAAAAAGCATGCAGATGATCAAGGCATTGATGTTGACATTGATGCACATGCAATTAGTGAAGCAGAAGATTTACTAGAAGGAGTGAATGTGGTACTTCTTGGTCCGCAAGTAGGTTTCCAAGTAGATAGGATGAAAGAATTATGTGAACCTAAGGGTATTAAAGTAGGTGTTATTCCAATGATTGATTATGGAATGATGAATGGTGAGAAGGTCGTCAAATTTGCATTAAGTTTATGA
- a CDS encoding PTS lactose/cellobiose transporter subunit IIA translates to MFIFLNKGVSDIDTLEQSCFKIISFVGGARSKYIEAVREAKKGNYDLANNFIKEGDNFFTQGHKAHNELITLSAQGNLEELNLLLIHAEDQLMSAETIKIFAEEFIEVYKKINTL, encoded by the coding sequence ATGTTTATTTTTCTAAACAAAGGAGTGAGTGATATAGATACGTTAGAACAAAGTTGTTTTAAAATTATATCATTTGTAGGAGGTGCTAGAAGTAAGTATATTGAAGCTGTTAGAGAAGCTAAAAAAGGTAATTATGATTTAGCTAACAATTTTATTAAAGAGGGAGATAATTTTTTTACTCAAGGGCATAAAGCTCATAATGAATTAATCACATTATCAGCACAAGGAAATTTAGAAGAATTAAATTTATTATTAATTCATGCGGAAGATCAACTAATGAGTGCAGAAACAATTAAAATTTTTGCAGAAGAATTTATAGAGGTTTATAAAAAAATAAATACATTATAA
- a CDS encoding MurR/RpiR family transcriptional regulator, whose product MFTYQEIESLNELELEVYKYIVKNYDSVKVATIREIAKHTHVSTTTILRFCRKMGCEGFNEFKYKLRDHMNSTKKDYNFSTDDFAIQDFLIRTKEPLFLQKIYDASQLIVNSKQIIFLGIGTSGILAKYASHCFMNAGRFSQYIDYPYFEVPDGFFDGTVIIVFSVSGETVDVINQLHQFRKFNCAVITITNAEYSTIAKISDMVINYNLPMNIKGKAKINFTSQIPVIYIIEKLVYNISQFLNKKEL is encoded by the coding sequence ATGTTTACTTATCAAGAAATAGAAAGCTTAAATGAACTAGAATTAGAAGTATATAAATATATAGTAAAAAACTATGACAGTGTGAAAGTTGCTACAATACGTGAAATTGCTAAACATACTCATGTATCCACAACAACTATTTTAAGATTTTGTCGTAAGATGGGATGCGAAGGTTTTAATGAATTTAAGTATAAGTTACGCGATCACATGAACTCTACAAAAAAGGATTATAATTTTTCAACAGATGATTTTGCAATTCAAGACTTTTTAATACGTACTAAGGAACCATTGTTTTTACAAAAAATTTATGATGCAAGTCAATTGATAGTTAATAGTAAGCAAATTATTTTTTTAGGAATTGGAACATCAGGAATATTGGCTAAATATGCATCCCACTGTTTTATGAATGCGGGGAGATTTTCTCAATATATTGATTATCCTTACTTTGAAGTTCCAGATGGATTTTTTGATGGAACAGTTATAATTGTATTTTCTGTATCAGGAGAGACGGTGGATGTTATTAACCAATTACATCAATTTAGAAAGTTTAATTGTGCAGTAATTACAATTACTAATGCAGAATATAGTACCATTGCCAAAATATCAGATATGGTAATTAACTACAATTTACCAATGAATATAAAAGGTAAAGCAAAAATAAATTTTACTTCTCAAATACCGGTTATATATATTATAGAAAAACTGGTTTATAATATTTCACAATTTTTAAACAAAAAAGAACTATAA
- a CDS encoding glycoside hydrolase family 16 protein → MKLNKKVLISTAIVYILLSSIFTVYATENTSSRASIVVKPEKVKVENTTTEAQKTIHVDDEKYNLVWQDEFNENKLDTTKWRYRYTPENGSMKYTNKPENVYFENGNLVLSALPIKGEKPLMQNGKPYSSTSGNVSTQGIAFWKYGRIDVRAKIPMEMGMWPAIWMMPEANPYGWPNDGEIDIMEALGSQKNIVYGTLHTGNIDDPKNHTRTSTGVTYKLQKGTLADDYHIYSVIWKEKSFEFLIDNKSIGKINSWPSKFKVTDIKTGKEKVLDLAFPDPFNKPFYLILNLGVGGGWGGEPNTTTSWGNKTKMFVDYVRVYQKDNSNLSKGTKTTICKLCSYISQKYFNLIKNN, encoded by the coding sequence ATGAAATTAAATAAAAAAGTTTTGATAAGTACAGCTATAGTATATATATTATTAAGTTCTATTTTCACAGTGTATGCTACAGAAAATACATCAAGTAGAGCATCCATAGTTGTTAAACCTGAAAAAGTAAAAGTAGAGAATACTACTACTGAGGCACAAAAAACTATTCATGTAGATGATGAAAAATATAATTTAGTTTGGCAAGATGAATTTAATGAAAATAAGCTAGATACTACAAAGTGGAGATATCGTTATACACCTGAAAATGGGTCTATGAAATATACAAATAAACCTGAAAATGTGTATTTTGAAAATGGAAATTTAGTATTATCTGCACTTCCTATAAAAGGAGAAAAACCATTAATGCAAAATGGTAAACCTTATTCTTCTACATCGGGAAATGTGAGTACTCAAGGTATAGCGTTTTGGAAATACGGTCGTATAGATGTACGTGCAAAAATACCAATGGAAATGGGGATGTGGCCTGCAATATGGATGATGCCAGAAGCTAATCCGTATGGTTGGCCAAATGATGGAGAAATCGATATTATGGAAGCTTTGGGTAGTCAAAAAAATATAGTTTATGGTACATTGCATACGGGTAATATTGATGACCCTAAAAATCATACCCGCACCTCTACTGGAGTAACTTATAAGTTACAAAAGGGTACATTAGCGGATGATTATCATATTTATTCTGTTATCTGGAAAGAAAAGAGTTTTGAATTTTTAATTGATAATAAATCCATTGGAAAGATTAATAGTTGGCCATCAAAATTCAAAGTTACAGATATAAAAACAGGAAAAGAAAAAGTTTTAGATCTTGCATTTCCAGATCCATTTAATAAACCATTTTATTTAATTTTAAATCTTGGAGTTGGTGGAGGTTGGGGGGGAGAACCTAACACAACAACCAGTTGGGGTAATAAGACAAAGATGTTTGTAGATTATGTGCGTGTATATCAGAAAGATAATTCAAACTTATCAAAAGGAACTAAAACGACAATTTGTAAATTATGTTCATATATATCACAAAAATATTTCAATCTTATCAAAAATAACTGA
- a CDS encoding peptide ABC transporter substrate-binding protein: protein MKKKFYIFIISSICIIPILIVGTGCIHKKVYNENVRDYLVYNVNSLPEDLLLVSDNNIRKQDLNLCLFEGLVSFDKDGKTIPALASEWKISSDKLTYTFNIRENAMWSNGDKIVAKDFEDFFSRILKEKNNIYRRQLECIFGVKDYINNDVDFSRVAISSKDEETLEIRLNYPCEDFLKILGEHAFTLKRNFYNLRNWKSEYRKINYSGAFIIDNVYDNGEISLLKNHKYWDKDSVVSKKIHIKNKETTAFALADYNSNSIDIFCNDDMTELSDIPKSEKLKKTLTNKGVSLNFNLNKDGFTRDIKFRKAIKYAVNRENIEKSLDGLFTKSYRYLPEEIKNNVSINYQANLAKAKELLNNSSYGGETVDIVYSNGSDNNEKIVNSILKDLENLKIKVKAKGYDKEELKNIVDNDKYDIIIKDYKGEYNSPLCYLEKWVSSNKFNVYGYRNVKFDNAVLKGKVSIDKAQSNTSYKNAENILLEDIPIIPLGFYDFVLCKKSYVEGIEVNNMGNIIIKKSHIQNKK, encoded by the coding sequence ATGAAGAAAAAATTTTATATATTTATCATTAGTAGTATATGTATTATTCCTATTTTAATAGTTGGAACAGGATGTATACATAAAAAAGTATATAATGAAAATGTAAGAGACTATTTAGTATATAATGTAAATAGTTTACCAGAAGATTTATTATTAGTAAGTGATAACAATATAAGAAAACAGGATTTAAATTTGTGTTTATTTGAAGGGTTGGTTTCTTTTGATAAAGATGGTAAGACGATACCAGCATTAGCGTCAGAATGGAAAATTTCATCTGATAAATTAACATATACTTTTAATATAAGAGAAAATGCTATGTGGAGCAATGGAGATAAAATAGTCGCAAAGGATTTTGAGGACTTTTTTTCACGAATTTTAAAAGAAAAAAATAATATTTATAGACGTCAATTAGAATGTATTTTTGGTGTCAAAGATTATATAAATAATGATGTGGATTTTAGTAGAGTTGCAATAAGTAGCAAGGATGAGGAGACATTGGAGATAAGATTAAATTATCCTTGTGAAGATTTTCTTAAGATATTGGGAGAGCATGCATTTACCCTTAAAAGAAACTTTTATAATTTGAGAAATTGGAAAAGTGAATATAGAAAGATTAATTATTCTGGAGCATTTATAATTGATAACGTTTATGATAATGGAGAAATAAGTTTATTAAAAAATCATAAGTATTGGGATAAAGATAGTGTTGTCAGTAAAAAAATTCATATAAAAAACAAAGAAACTACGGCTTTTGCATTAGCAGACTATAATTCCAATAGTATCGATATTTTTTGTAATGATGATATGACTGAATTAAGTGATATACCGAAAAGTGAAAAATTAAAAAAGACTTTAACTAATAAAGGAGTTAGCTTAAATTTTAATCTAAATAAAGATGGGTTTACAAGGGATATAAAGTTTAGAAAAGCCATAAAGTATGCTGTAAATAGAGAAAATATAGAAAAGTCTTTAGATGGATTATTTACAAAATCCTATAGGTATTTACCTGAGGAGATAAAAAATAATGTTTCTATAAATTATCAAGCAAATTTGGCCAAAGCTAAAGAACTTTTAAACAATAGTAGTTATGGTGGAGAAACTGTAGATATAGTTTATTCAAATGGTAGTGATAATAATGAAAAAATAGTAAATTCGATCTTGAAAGATTTAGAAAATTTAAAGATAAAAGTAAAAGCTAAGGGTTATGATAAAGAAGAATTAAAAAATATAGTGGATAATGATAAATACGATATAATTATTAAAGATTATAAAGGAGAGTATAATTCACCGTTATGTTATTTAGAAAAATGGGTTAGTAGCAATAAATTTAATGTATACGGATATAGAAATGTGAAATTTGATAATGCAGTATTAAAAGGAAAAGTATCTATTGACAAAGCACAATCTAATACTAGTTATAAAAATGCAGAAAATATTTTATTAGAAGATATTCCTATAATACCACTTGGATTTTACGATTTTGTATTGTGCAAAAAAAGTTATGTAGAGGGAATAGAAGTAAATAATATGGGAAATATAATTATAAAAAAATCACATATTCAAAATAAAAAATAA
- a CDS encoding PTS sugar transporter subunit IIC, protein MKKIMAFLENYLVPIGQSISNQRHLKALREGIMIAVPLILLGSLFVLIGSFPVAGWSEWLNSHGGLADLFNKASNASFGIFGLQV, encoded by the coding sequence ATGAAAAAAATAATGGCTTTTTTAGAAAATTATCTTGTACCTATTGGACAATCAATTAGTAATCAACGGCATTTAAAAGCATTGCGTGAAGGAATTATGATTGCTGTACCGTTAATTTTACTAGGTTCTTTATTTGTTCTTATCGGAAGTTTTCCAGTTGCAGGATGGAGTGAGTGGTTAAATAGTCACGGTGGTTTAGCTGATTTATTTAACAAAGCATCAAATGCTTCATTTGGTATTTTTGGTTTGCAGGTGTAA
- a CDS encoding IS701 family transposase, whose product MFQNLIISNELSLYKFFKQLNFDLYLTKPQLEHLEGTMTAMILKGFNGKVSDIAELASKRHRTSITRFLSKSNWDENLLINALKSKVIELIWNKSEKSQKPIYLIIDDTISEKTKPSSKAINPIEKCYFHNSHLKRKTVYGHQLVVALLSCDGLVLPYSIEIYDKSNMSKIDIATKLIKSMPKPVNKGYILCDSWYSCKAIFKASALAGYAYIGALKTNRVIYPKGHERLGIKLHKFATSLNKDSFDLVKVKGKHYYIYNYIGHLNDMKNVSIILSYPKESFQKEGSLKAFISTDLVLKPLDILFKYTDRWVIEPFFRDCKNYLGLDSYQVRSERSILRYLTIMFITYTYCKLYSSKTLQFNTGLKLAKNNFKKAQIIFIYSAALNGQPIEKIFENLKIA is encoded by the coding sequence TATCAAATGAATTATCACTATACAAATTTTTTAAACAATTAAATTTTGATTTATATCTAACTAAACCTCAATTAGAGCATTTAGAAGGTACTATGACTGCTATGATTTTAAAAGGATTTAATGGTAAAGTATCTGACATAGCGGAGCTTGCTTCTAAAAGGCATAGAACTAGTATTACAAGATTTTTATCTAAAAGCAATTGGGATGAAAATTTATTAATAAATGCTTTGAAATCTAAGGTTATAGAGCTTATTTGGAATAAATCCGAGAAATCACAAAAACCAATTTATTTAATAATTGATGATACTATTTCTGAAAAAACAAAGCCCTCGTCAAAGGCAATAAATCCTATAGAAAAATGTTATTTTCACAATTCACATTTAAAAAGGAAAACAGTATATGGTCATCAATTAGTGGTTGCCTTACTTTCTTGTGATGGTTTAGTTTTACCTTACTCAATAGAAATCTACGATAAGAGTAATATGAGTAAGATAGATATAGCTACTAAATTAATTAAATCAATGCCTAAACCTGTTAATAAAGGGTATATTTTATGTGATAGTTGGTATAGTTGTAAAGCTATTTTTAAAGCTTCTGCGTTAGCAGGCTACGCTTATATTGGTGCACTTAAAACTAATAGAGTTATATATCCTAAAGGTCATGAAAGATTAGGAATAAAATTACATAAATTTGCTACTAGTTTAAATAAAGATTCCTTTGACCTCGTCAAAGTTAAAGGTAAGCATTACTATATTTATAACTATATTGGACACTTAAATGATATGAAAAATGTTTCAATAATTTTAAGTTATCCCAAAGAATCCTTTCAAAAAGAAGGTTCTTTAAAAGCATTTATATCCACAGACCTAGTATTAAAACCTTTAGATATTCTATTTAAATACACCGACAGGTGGGTTATTGAACCATTCTTCAGAGATTGCAAAAATTATTTAGGTTTAGATAGTTATCAAGTAAGAAGTGAAAGAAGTATCCTTCGATATCTTACTATAATGTTTATAACCTATACTTATTGTAAGTTATACTCAAGCAAAACTTTACAATTCAATACAGGGTTAAAATTAGCTAAAAATAATTTTAAAAAAGCTCAAATTATTTTTATTTATTCAGCAGCCTTAAACGGCCAACCTATAGAAAAAATTTTTGAAAATTTAAAAATAGCATAA
- a CDS encoding PTS transporter subunit EIIC: MNPIWLDYTNQNLAATQAATALPHIITQSFIDLFVYMGGGGATIGLALCLLFFSKSKEYKLLGKISGIPALFNINTAILFTFPTVLNPISC, translated from the coding sequence ATGAATCCAATATGGTTAGATTATACAAATCAAAATTTAGCAGCTACTCAAGCAGCAACTGCATTACCACATATCATAACACAATCTTTTATTGATTTATTTGTGTATATGGGCGGTGGAGGAGCAACAATTGGATTAGCATTATGTCTATTATTTTTTAGTAAAAGTAAAGAATATAAATTATTAGGTAAAATTAGTGGTATACCAGCCTTATTTAATATAAATACCGCTATATTATTTACTTTCCCTACAGTATTAAATCCTATCAGCTGTTGA